The stretch of DNA AACAACAAAGAGCCTATCTTCAATCACTTCAATGCCAAAGTTGCTGCGGGTGGTAATCATGGATCCCACGTTCATCCAGAGATTAGTCTCAGGGTTGTAGGCCTCAGCAGTGCGCAGACGCCTGTTGCCATCAAAGCCACCAACCTGTTAGAGAGAAGGAAAGTGTGCTGGTTCAGGTCTTCAAGCAAGTTAGTACCTCATTAAACACCAGGATACACAAggaacagcattttaaaaaagcaacaactaagaccaaaaatacacacaatcTAAAGTTCTAAATTTAGTAGGTTTTGATATTAAGATGAGCAACTCTACCCAAGTAATTGCTTTGCCATGGTCATTGGCTTAGGTCTGGATTTTGTTGATAAATTTAAGGACATATCTTTAAAAGGATTAATCATCATTTAGCAATGAAAGAAGAATGAAATAACATTGGGAGATTGGACAGAGTTTTATTCTTtgtcaagaaaaacatttgtctgaAAAATTGAGATGTTTCCAAGACTACTGGCATGGTACAGTAATCCCACAGGAGGTGGCTCAGTGAGAGAGAGGATGAATTATGATCTGGGATTTTTGTCCTTTAAGGGAGCTTCAGTTTGTGCATGGTCGTCACACCACGGATAATACAGACCATACAGGTAATACAGTAATCGTCCCTCTTCACTGAGGGTcccagtgttttctgtgttcaccATTTTAACAGGGCAGCAAGGCACGTTACCACATCCATCAGAAAAGTTACTTCTTCCAGGAGAATACCCTCTTTTTAAGCCATCCTACCTGTTCTCCTGATCCAAATCccactaaaaacattttaaggtcTGGGTTTACATAAACAGACACCAGTTCCCCAAAAAAGCTTTTACAGTGATAAACAAGAAAATTGGGTCTACTCACCGCTGACTTCTTTTTAACCCATTTATTCTCATTCTCTATTTTTCAAACTCCCTAAATCTATATCTTAGTTTGTCTTTTGCTcctgtttctttcatttaaattctGAGGTTCTATTTACCATTCTGGATCATACCAGGGTTTTTTCCTGCTtattcttaaaattttaatgaggAGTGTATATCAGCTTTATACGATAgctttgtaaaactttttacaggGGTGCCATGGTGTTTTATTTGCAAAGGACACAActaatgtcagaaaaacaaacacctaaAAAAGGTCCAAGCAATGCACAACATAGgcaagaaatattttagttattttcttttatttcagatttcagtCACAGCTGCAGAATATTGATAACATTGTTTATTatattaacataattttataattaCCTTTTTGTCCAATAgattaaaaggtttttgcatATAAAAGTACAATTTAATTAACATAGACTTGAAGAATCTAAAACGGAACGTCAAATTTTACCCCTTCAGTTTTTGCACACAGCATGACATGATAAAGCAACActacaaaattaatttatctcCTGTTGTTCACTTCAGATACTTCCTGACATacttttgtaatgttttgacatttttaattgtgAACTTAATGACATAATATTTCACCCAAACATTAGATCTAGAAGACAACATCTCATGCATGTGGTAAATACCAAATGTTACCACAACACCACTAGTTAATTACAGTACTAGTTGTGATGAAGACAAATATCTGATTTGTCATATTACTTTGATTGCTTGGAGAAAAGCTAACTTCATTATTGAGTGCAATTCTGCATGTTGGTTTTGACTCGACAAGCAGTGCACACACAGACAGCGATCTACATCCCAGAACATTTATATCGCTCTACCCCCATCAAAGTCTTGAGGTCCTGTGATTGAGACCCGTTCATTATTGATCCCGGTTCAAAACTAAAGGAGATAGTTTCAGTGGCTCCAAGACTCTGGACCTCACTTCTCTGACTTTCAAGTCagctaaaacctttttttttttttaaatctgctttttttttttaatgttactttGTGTATTCTTTTATTCTGCTTGTTGATTTTTATCTTGAAAAGCACTGTATAAGTAAAgatttacttacttacttacccTCCCTGCATCTGATCAGATTAGAAACAAGCATTGATGGAAGCCCTCACACATTATAAGTAAAGTTTCAACATCTATCTGTGCTTCAGCACTGTTTCCTGTACTTACTGCAAAAACATGACCTGCATAAGCAATGACTCCTATTCCACTGCGCCGGCTGTTCATGGGGGTAATCAGTGTCCACTGGTTGGTCTCTGGGGTGTAAAATTCAGCTGTCTGCAGGCACTCTGTTCCATTGAATCCCCcacaaatataaatctaaaaaaataaataaaatagtcttAAAGGATTTAACTGTTTATATCACAGACATCATGAAAGTATGtagtgaaatttcttttttttttttttttaaaaaagtcacgAGTTGGGCttttgctttttacttttttttttttttttttaaatgacaggaTAGTAATTGATTGTAACTTTTTGGGCATAAGGATACTTGGTCATACAGCAATGACATGAATGCCAGGAGTTTCCTTCAGCTCTTACACCTCTTTACAAACCAGCTACAAGGGTTTCAGTGTCAGCAGAACAATCAAATCATCTTTTGAAAGGAACTCTTCTACGAGGTAAATGAAACGTTGCTGCAGCTTTCAACACAAGCATAAAAACAGTGCCCCCTTTATAGTGCCTTTGCCAAAGTACAAGTATGTAAAATATTCAGCTCTATTCATCATATTTTCTATTGATCATATTTTCTGTAATCTGCTGAAGGAAAGCATCCCCACAGAATAAGGCTGCCACCACTGTATTTTACCATTTGGATATTCTTGCTTAGGGAGAGGCACTGTGTACATTTTCTGCCAAATACGGCATTTTTTTGTACTGGccaaaaaggttttttgtttttgttgtttttttgtttgtttgtttgattttttttcaattttgttttgttctcaggGAATAGATGACAAATAGCTAGGTTATATTAACCAGTTGAACAATTCAATTTGTATTCTGAAATTTTCTTGACAGTTTGGTTCCATttatgttttcaagcctttaatTACCACAGTAGTTTCAAAATAGCACAAAACTCAGTTGACCCACCTTATTGTTAAGAGTGGTGCAGCTTGCATCACTCCTTTGCTCGTGCATGGGAGCAATCAAGTTCCACTGGTTTGTCTCCGGCTTATAGAACTCTGCTGTGTTCAGTCGCCCGTGTCCATTATAACCTCCCATGGCGTAAATACACCCATTCAGCACAGTCACACTCACGTAGCAGCGCCTGTGGTGCATGGGAGCCACCTCATGCCAGGTGTATGCAACGGGGTCAAACTTGCGAACGCTGTTGAAATGCTCCACCCTGTTGAAACCTCCGATGCAATAGACGTAGCCATTGAGGAAGGCGGCACCATGATAGGCACAAGGCCGCTCAAGGTTGTTGCCAACATTGGTCCAGCGGTCATAACGAACATCATATGCCTCAATGGCATTGGTTGGATCTCCACCACTCCACCCACCGATGGCTAGTAGGATAGTATTAGGCCGACGAGGGCGACCGAAGTTGCTGGTCAAATGGGTTCTAAATAATATAAGTTGACTCATGGTTCCCATTGCTTCAGACAGGAGGCCCACACAATGTTTTTTCACCAGCACATTTGGCAGCAGCTTGTCTTTGAAATATTCTATATTGAACAGGGCCAGTCGGATCTAGACAGAGATGACaggagaaaatgtatttctctgCATTTTTCTGAATCTCATAAATGGTTGCAACATGTTCACCAAAGGTTTTTCAgtactgtgttttgtttttcacagtgtGTGAAAAACTACAGATCCTTTACAAAAAATCCTCAAAAGGaaatgtatacatatatttaaatttacatgTATAAATGTTGGGCATAGTTAAATGGCATCCTTataacaaaatgtattattctAATTGAACTATTTTTGTCGTTTTTATGActtaaagcaaactaaaaatgtCTATGTCAATGTCAATGGTAGTAGTTTCTGCAGTTGCACGTGAAAAACTGTTTGATTCTGTCTTTCAAATGGACTTCTAGTTCTGTGAATCCACTATGTTAAATAGAGCACACTTGAATGCAAAGAGTAGTTCTTGTCTAAGGGAAGCTTGCTTCACAAAGTGCCATCAAGTTGCTTGCTAATTTGACTTTTGTCACACATTTATGCTGTACTTACGAAGTAAAGaagccagaagcccattaaaatgctgtctacatcgttttaaactgtgtgattgtgagcgtgagtgggaataaaaatagcaataggtattttgttccatataacacagtaggagtgtaacaggtaaaccttttatggatgcaaattcgactaaaaacccacctgtttaggactgtatttgaaacgtaatcaattacaaatttattgatgaaacttaatgtcgtgttttgattgttgattctatcttacattgtgtttttgtgtttgatatgatgtaaagcactttgaaatgccttgctgctgaaatgtgctatacaaataaaatttgattgattgattgataaaaaataaattgcccATGTGTAGGACTACTGCTGGGTGATGTGTTTTGTTACCATTGCATTTGTTTAATGTTGTCtgcttttgatttatttgtattctTAATGTAGACtgtatgtttaaatatagaaattGTATCATTTTAAATTCTTAATGTGTTACTATCAAATATCATAGATTTACAACAAAAGCAGTATGAAGAAAATAATACTAATAGTTAAGAGgttagtttttaaagtttcaattGAAACATGTACAAATGACAACTATCATGGGAATCCAacgaaaaatgtatttttttactaaaatttacttttttactgCTTTagatatataataaaaaaataatacacgGTACCTTTTTTCAACAAGTTTCCTGCAAATTCTATATCATAAAAGTTTTTGATCATTATACAAGTTAattattgttgcttttttttaaatatctgaagaTTATTATCTTCAAATAAtgtttgatttaattaaattattatatttagtgTCTTTAGAGTGTTCTTTTTTCCTGctgacattattttttattttgcagtatCAAAACAAGCTGTATATCTTGAAGAACTTTATTCAAACTTTGTCTTCCCACCTTGGGGGAGGTAATGTACACACTTTGAGTtaaaattatttactaaaacttGCTATAGtcaatttctgtaaaaaatgttttagcaatGTACTGTTAAATGTACTCCAGTAAACTCAGCAAACTtcctaattaatttttttgctcTGCTTTCATAGCACAGCCTGAATAACATTGgcaaagaaataatgaaataataaacatgtGAGTATTTAAACTCAATCTAATGACTACACCTTAGTCATGAGAAGTTGGAAGTATGACTCTCGCTCTGGAAGATCATGAGAAGTCCACTTCAAAAGGGCCTCATACACCTTATTTTCCTTTGTCACATTCAGGTTATCTTTTTCTATGATCTCAGCTAGCTCGTTTGCAGAGAGCTGCAGGAACTCATCACACAAAACAATCTCCTCAAAGTGTTGCAGGATGTATTCAAAGGCATTCCAACGCAGCTCAGTGTGCACACAGATTGTTGCGTACCTCCAGATGCCGATGCAGTTGTCTGGCCTCATGAGACGCTCGAGGAACATGCAGCAGACATGCACTACCTCATGCACATTCAGCTGATCTGCTGCTTGAAGAAGCTCTTGCACGTTAGCCTCAGTGACAGTGAGAGAGTTTGTGTATGCATAGTCGAGGATGAGCCGCATCATTGCAGATGATATTCCTGGTATGTGAAACACCTTTTGTTCTGCGTTGGACCATCGTGTGAAGAGAGCACTGAGGAGGAAGCACATCATAGAATTTCATTAAGACAcaaccatgttttatttaatattatacATATGTTCCACTCCATAACTTCTGTAAAAAGGTGAAAACTGATTAGAGTTTACCTACTTCTCACTTACTGTAAAGTCTGCAGtgaaaatttctaaaacataaaatagagcTATTGAGCTgattgtaattattttctcttAAGTACAATATGGTAACAATCTATCAATGAAACTAATTGTGTTTATATATGACAAAgtcttaacatttattttgcttttagagtaaagcaaaatagtttttatgtcTCTTCAGACATACCTGGCATGTTTTGACGTTTTACTTCTGTCTTAGTGAGAGCAGGTGTCACAGCTTTTGTTGAAGACGGAAGTAGAACGTCGAAACATGTTAGGTATGTCTgaagagacattaaaaataaagaaagaaactttaaactttgggaacaatgtacagtacagaccaaaagtttggacacacagtgtgtccaaacttttggtctgtactgtagctCTGTAAGACCACTTGTTTAAAAAGGTATGGAGTAAAAGGTTTGATAAACCAAGTTTATGACAGGGAATCGATCTGAAAATGGGTAAACTTAATATAGCCATTCAGTTTCTGAATGGCTCCATTATAGATATATACATTatgata from Xiphophorus hellerii strain 12219 chromosome 19, Xiphophorus_hellerii-4.1, whole genome shotgun sequence encodes:
- the LOC116709456 gene encoding kelch-like protein 10, with product MNEQVQTTEKPRSLSDQLRLEGKLTDAVIIAEGVEFPVHKIILCNCTPYFCALFTRWSNAEQKVFHIPGISSAMMRLILDYAYTNSLTVTEANVQELLQAADQLNVHEVVHVCCMFLERLMRPDNCIGIWRYATICVHTELRWNAFEYILQHFEEIVLCDEFLQLSANELAEIIEKDNLNVTKENKVYEALLKWTSHDLPERESYFQLLMTKIRLALFNIEYFKDKLLPNVLVKKHCVGLLSEAMGTMSQLILFRTHLTSNFGRPRRPNTILLAIGGWSGGDPTNAIEAYDVRYDRWTNVGNNLERPCAYHGAAFLNGYVYCIGGFNRVEHFNSVRKFDPVAYTWHEVAPMHHRRCYVSVTVLNGCIYAMGGYNGHGRLNTAEFYKPETNQWNLIAPMHEQRSDASCTTLNNKIYICGGFNGTECLQTAEFYTPETNQWTLITPMNSRRSGIGVIAYAGHVFAVGGFDGNRRLRTAEAYNPETNLWMNVGSMITTRSNFGIEVIEDRLFVVGGFNGYTTCYNVECYNNITDVWTEACDMEIFRSALSCCVITGLPNMADYMVSRDALLEDEEEEGEEEEEEEEEEEMEAGH